The Psychrosphaera ytuae genome includes a region encoding these proteins:
- a CDS encoding amidohydrolase, whose amino-acid sequence MRKIAFSATLIASAVLAGCTGLEAQDPKVEINPNPYPSTYQPMEQLTVLVKGATVLTGTGERLDNADVLVVNGKVSAVGENIEHGSATVIDGAGKWVTPGLIDVHSHLGVYPSPSVESHSDGNEMTAPVTAEVWSEHSVWPQDPGFETARAGGITTLQLLPGSANLIGGRGVTLKNVSSHTMQGMKFPDAPYGLKMACGENPKRVYGSKSIAPSTRMGNMAGYRQAFAEATEYKRAWDKYERDYAAGKNPEAPARDLTLDTLKGVLDGDILIHNHCYKAEEMAMMIDLGKEFNYHSGTFHHAIEAYKIGDLLAENGNCAAMWPDWWGFKMEAYDMILENVAVVDSFKNSCAVVHSDSGTTIQRLNQEAAKVMYRANENGFDITEEQAITWITYNAAKSLGIQDKTGSLEKGKAADFVIWNQSPFSSYAKAEQVYVDGAKVYDANDDTYKAKSDFLLGQK is encoded by the coding sequence ATGCGTAAGATCGCATTCAGTGCGACCTTGATCGCTTCTGCCGTTTTAGCCGGTTGCACCGGTCTAGAAGCACAAGATCCAAAAGTAGAAATTAATCCAAATCCATACCCAAGTACTTATCAACCAATGGAACAATTAACGGTTCTGGTGAAAGGTGCGACAGTTTTGACGGGTACGGGTGAACGTTTAGATAACGCCGACGTGCTTGTTGTAAATGGCAAAGTATCTGCGGTGGGCGAAAACATTGAACACGGCAGTGCGACGGTAATCGACGGCGCTGGCAAATGGGTAACACCGGGTCTTATCGATGTTCACTCTCATTTAGGTGTTTATCCATCACCAAGCGTTGAATCTCACAGTGATGGTAATGAAATGACTGCGCCGGTGACTGCAGAAGTTTGGTCGGAGCATTCGGTATGGCCTCAAGACCCGGGTTTTGAAACTGCACGTGCGGGTGGTATCACTACATTACAACTTCTTCCTGGTTCGGCGAACCTTATCGGTGGTCGTGGTGTAACACTTAAAAACGTATCATCACACACGATGCAAGGCATGAAGTTTCCTGATGCGCCTTACGGCTTAAAAATGGCCTGTGGTGAAAACCCTAAACGCGTATATGGCAGCAAGAGCATCGCTCCTTCAACTCGTATGGGTAACATGGCTGGTTATCGCCAAGCCTTTGCTGAAGCAACTGAATACAAGCGTGCATGGGATAAATACGAGCGCGACTATGCGGCAGGTAAAAACCCTGAAGCACCAGCTCGTGATTTGACATTAGATACGTTAAAAGGCGTCCTTGACGGTGACATCTTGATCCATAACCACTGCTATAAAGCAGAAGAAATGGCAATGATGATTGACCTTGGTAAAGAGTTTAACTACCACTCAGGTACGTTCCACCACGCTATTGAAGCTTACAAAATTGGTGACTTGTTAGCTGAAAATGGTAACTGTGCAGCAATGTGGCCGGATTGGTGGGGTTTCAAAATGGAAGCCTATGACATGATCCTAGAAAATGTCGCTGTCGTTGATTCTTTCAAAAACTCTTGTGCTGTTGTTCACTCTGATTCGGGCACAACGATTCAGCGTCTAAACCAAGAAGCCGCAAAAGTGATGTATCGTGCCAACGAAAACGGCTTTGATATAACAGAAGAGCAAGCAATTACTTGGATCACATATAACGCCGCTAAATCGCTAGGTATTCAAGACAAAACAGGTTCATTAGAAAAAGGCAAAGCTGCTGACTTTGTCATTTGGAATCAAAGCCCATTCAGCTCTTATGCAAAAGCTGAACAGGTATATGTTGATGGTGCCAAAGTCTATGATGCTAACGATGATACGTACAAAGCGAAAAGTGACTTTTTGCTAGGTCAGAAATAA
- a CDS encoding amidohydrolase family protein — protein MKMLKLSLLAAALTTSFATLADSVAITNTTVYTGTEQGVISNANVVIEDGKIVSINPAELNVDSTVDGQGRILTAGFISTGSQLGLVEVGAVSASRDMSAKKGGITFDPSLAFNPDSSLIPFSRKGGITHSVVAPRGAEGIWAGQIFVADLSGEYDSVVDTKVATLAYFGSERSGSRASALASLESKLKDHQAALEKASKKDDKDDKKEPSAEEQILTDLLNGSKPLVAYAQRATDILHLLKMKEEFGLNLVLSSAADAVRVKEEVAAAGVPVIMQAIDNLPESFDSLENALTNAAELEQAGVKLLLTHTDTHLIYNLRTDVGIAIANGLSRETALASVTKNVAETFGIEGGVVAEGQPANLVLWSGDPFEISSKVENIWIDGEEVSTESRQDKLRDRYTSKENKPRGYIK, from the coding sequence ATGAAAATGTTAAAACTATCTCTGCTTGCAGCAGCATTAACCACAAGTTTCGCGACTTTAGCTGACTCAGTTGCTATCACTAATACAACAGTTTACACAGGCACAGAGCAAGGTGTAATCAGTAATGCTAATGTGGTTATCGAAGACGGTAAAATTGTTTCAATCAACCCTGCCGAACTAAATGTTGACTCAACGGTTGACGGTCAAGGCCGAATCTTAACAGCGGGCTTTATTTCGACGGGCAGCCAACTAGGCTTGGTTGAAGTCGGTGCGGTTTCTGCATCTCGTGATATGAGTGCTAAAAAGGGCGGTATTACGTTTGATCCATCTTTAGCGTTTAACCCAGATAGCAGCTTGATCCCGTTTTCTCGCAAAGGTGGTATCACCCATAGTGTGGTTGCGCCTCGTGGTGCTGAAGGCATTTGGGCGGGTCAGATCTTTGTTGCAGACTTGTCGGGTGAATATGACAGCGTAGTTGACACAAAAGTTGCTACCTTAGCTTACTTTGGTTCTGAGCGCAGCGGTTCTCGTGCTTCAGCACTGGCGAGTCTAGAGTCTAAGTTGAAAGATCATCAAGCGGCATTAGAAAAAGCCAGCAAAAAAGATGATAAAGACGACAAAAAAGAGCCAAGTGCAGAAGAACAAATCCTTACTGACTTGTTAAACGGGTCAAAGCCACTTGTTGCTTATGCTCAACGTGCAACCGATATTTTACACCTGCTTAAAATGAAAGAAGAGTTTGGTTTGAACCTAGTTCTTTCAAGTGCGGCAGATGCGGTACGTGTCAAAGAGGAAGTTGCGGCAGCCGGTGTACCTGTGATCATGCAAGCGATAGACAATTTACCAGAGAGTTTTGATTCATTAGAAAACGCATTGACCAATGCGGCAGAGTTAGAACAAGCCGGTGTTAAGTTGCTATTGACTCATACGGATACGCATTTAATTTACAACCTTCGTACTGATGTAGGCATTGCCATTGCCAATGGTTTGTCACGTGAAACTGCCCTTGCTTCAGTTACCAAAAACGTTGCCGAAACGTTTGGTATTGAAGGTGGTGTTGTAGCGGAAGGTCAACCCGCAAACCTAGTGTTGTGGAGTGGTGACCCGTTTGAGATCAGTTCAAAGGTCGAAAATATTTGGATTGATGGCGAAGAAGTTTCAACAGAGTCACGTCAAGATAAACTACGTGACCGCTATACGTCTAAAGAAAACAAGCCTCGTGGTTACATAAAGTAA
- a CDS encoding efflux RND transporter permease subunit has protein sequence MIDSSIKRCVALSLEKAHIIYWVMAVIAVVAMLQFPRIEIDTDPENMLPAYNPQRVFHNQTKQEFGLYDAIVVGAVADSQTQPTGLFTPNELTNIKSVTDYILTIDGVIGHEVMSLSEVDNITQQTLESGDKAIRFNWLMKQAPEQESQAQEVLKHVKNLPLLNETLAAENGNAVAIYVPIVDKNQSYAISQLIQDKINTLDSKAQWHITGLPVAEDQFGYEMFVQMGISAPLAGLAIFILLFLMFRSWSYITAAMVVAMFTVVVTMGLLIGMGFTVHIMSSMIAIFLMPIAVVDSVHIMSEFADRFKEGQDKREVAKDVVSELFTPMLFTSVTSTIGFLSLLLTPIPPVQIFGAFIGFGIILAFITTILFVPAYLSRLSDETLIALQKTHQAQLESKSGLNKLVSVIGRIANKRQVLHIILFVGVFAWSLVGIGKIEINDNPVRWFKESHPIRIADKALNNEFAGTYNAYLVMTDTTTRPDLKMLFTGDNMGSSIPASLKEWAAKQASRFDKVSGSEGEAVPSLSELTFAIEDQLFVVEDEDAIKWLENTLAKLEAVAKAEKRFVQPEVLGYMESLQNHMAQSGLVGKTNALTDVVKVVNRELKSGEAKDYELPTTANGVAQTLIQYQSSHRPNDLWHFVTPDYKKALIWTQLTSGDNQHMTAVIELVEQFVADNPLPQGIEVNWAGKAYINVIWQEQMVAGMLDSLLSAFVIVFIMMVLLFRSVVFGVLAMLPLSLTISFIYGLIGWIGKDYDMPIAVLSALTLGLSVDFAIHFLERARATFTKTQSIQQTMSIMFEEPANAITKNALVVALGFTPLLFAPLVPYVTVGVFLASIMVVSAMVTLIMLPALMTILKGLVFGKTANANNSNSAN, from the coding sequence GTGATTGATTCGAGCATTAAACGCTGTGTCGCATTGAGTTTAGAAAAAGCGCACATTATATATTGGGTTATGGCGGTTATTGCGGTGGTCGCTATGCTGCAATTTCCTCGTATCGAAATAGATACCGACCCAGAAAACATGTTACCTGCGTATAACCCACAAAGGGTATTCCACAATCAAACCAAACAAGAGTTTGGCTTGTATGACGCGATAGTGGTTGGCGCGGTAGCCGACAGCCAGACTCAACCAACTGGCCTTTTTACACCTAATGAGTTAACCAATATCAAGTCTGTTACAGATTATATCTTAACGATTGATGGGGTCATTGGACACGAAGTCATGTCGTTGTCGGAAGTGGATAACATTACCCAACAAACACTTGAAAGTGGCGATAAGGCGATTCGTTTTAACTGGTTAATGAAACAAGCACCAGAGCAAGAATCACAGGCACAAGAAGTCCTTAAACACGTTAAAAACTTACCTCTACTGAACGAAACTTTAGCGGCCGAAAACGGCAACGCTGTAGCTATTTATGTGCCTATCGTTGATAAAAACCAGAGTTATGCGATATCGCAGTTAATTCAGGACAAAATTAATACCTTAGACAGTAAAGCGCAGTGGCATATTACTGGTTTACCGGTTGCAGAAGACCAATTTGGTTATGAAATGTTTGTCCAAATGGGCATTTCTGCGCCACTAGCGGGCCTTGCTATTTTTATCTTGTTGTTTTTGATGTTCCGTTCATGGAGCTACATCACTGCGGCTATGGTTGTTGCTATGTTTACCGTTGTGGTGACGATGGGCTTGTTAATTGGTATGGGCTTTACTGTTCATATTATGTCCTCGATGATCGCGATTTTCTTAATGCCAATCGCAGTAGTTGACTCAGTACACATAATGTCAGAATTTGCGGATCGCTTTAAAGAAGGTCAGGATAAACGCGAAGTAGCAAAAGATGTTGTTTCAGAGCTATTTACTCCGATGTTATTTACCTCAGTAACATCGACAATAGGCTTTTTGTCACTGTTGTTGACTCCTATTCCACCGGTGCAGATCTTTGGTGCCTTTATTGGTTTTGGCATTATTTTAGCCTTTATAACGACGATTTTATTCGTACCTGCTTATTTATCACGCTTGAGTGATGAGACACTTATTGCACTACAAAAAACGCATCAAGCGCAATTGGAGTCTAAGTCTGGACTGAACAAGTTGGTCAGCGTTATAGGCCGTATAGCAAACAAACGTCAGGTATTACATATCATTTTGTTTGTTGGTGTATTTGCATGGTCATTAGTTGGTATCGGTAAAATCGAAATTAACGACAATCCGGTACGTTGGTTTAAAGAAAGTCACCCAATTCGTATTGCCGATAAGGCGTTAAATAATGAGTTTGCAGGTACTTATAACGCGTATTTAGTGATGACGGACACGACAACGAGACCAGATTTAAAAATGCTGTTTACCGGCGACAATATGGGCTCTTCTATTCCAGCATCACTTAAAGAATGGGCTGCAAAACAAGCTTCTCGATTTGACAAGGTAAGTGGTAGTGAAGGCGAGGCTGTACCAAGTCTTTCTGAGCTTACATTTGCGATTGAAGATCAGCTGTTTGTGGTTGAAGACGAAGACGCGATTAAATGGCTCGAGAATACCTTAGCCAAGTTAGAAGCGGTGGCAAAAGCTGAAAAGCGTTTTGTTCAACCTGAAGTACTTGGTTATATGGAGTCATTGCAAAACCACATGGCACAAAGTGGCTTAGTAGGTAAAACTAACGCTCTGACCGATGTCGTAAAGGTTGTTAATCGAGAGTTGAAGTCAGGCGAAGCAAAAGACTATGAGTTGCCAACTACCGCCAATGGCGTCGCTCAGACGTTGATTCAATACCAGTCATCACACCGACCGAATGATCTGTGGCACTTTGTGACGCCAGATTATAAAAAGGCGCTAATTTGGACCCAATTAACCAGTGGTGATAATCAACACATGACAGCGGTTATCGAGTTGGTCGAACAGTTTGTGGCCGACAACCCACTGCCTCAAGGTATTGAAGTGAATTGGGCGGGTAAAGCGTATATCAACGTGATTTGGCAAGAGCAAATGGTCGCAGGGATGTTAGACAGTTTGTTAAGCGCATTTGTAATTGTGTTTATTATGATGGTTTTGTTGTTCCGCTCGGTTGTATTTGGGGTGTTAGCAATGTTACCCCTGTCACTCACCATCAGCTTTATTTATGGTTTGATTGGTTGGATTGGCAAAGACTATGACATGCCAATTGCGGTATTGTCGGCGTTAACCTTAGGTTTGTCGGTTGATTTTGCAATTCACTTTTTGGAGAGGGCAAGGGCAACCTTCACCAAAACCCAGTCAATTCAGCAAACTATGTCTATTATGTTTGAAGAGCCAGCGAATGCGATTACCAAAAATGCCTTAGTTGTTGCTCTTGGCTTTA